One part of the Vitis riparia cultivar Riparia Gloire de Montpellier isolate 1030 chromosome 15, EGFV_Vit.rip_1.0, whole genome shotgun sequence genome encodes these proteins:
- the LOC117932090 gene encoding uncharacterized protein LOC117932090, translated as MERVLVSGNGRSSQPKTQNRDYKDNLWCTYCKKARHTRERCWKLHGKPPSREWGQKGEQPSNNGQAHVTTVQQNGATLQEIGSLNQEEVERVRSLICNLDKPAGTGSLAYSGRGFGEDDWTC; from the exons ATGGAAAGAGTACTAGTTTCTGGCAATGGAAGATCTAGTCAACCAAAGACTCAAAATCGTGACTACAAGGACAACTTATGGTGCACTTATTGTAAGAAGGCACGCCATACGCGTGAGCGGTGCTGGAAACTACATGGAAAACCACCAAGTCGAGAGTGGGGACAGAAGGGAGAACAACCAAGTAATAATGGTCAGGCCCATGTTACAACAGTACAACAAAATGGAGCAACACTGCAAGAGATAGGCAGTCTTAATCAAGAAGAAGTTGAGAGGGTGAGGTCTCTTATTTGCAACCTTGACAAACCAGCAGGTACTGGTTCATTGGCGTATTCAG GACGAGGATTCGGGGAGGATGATTGGACATGCTAG